One part of the Nostoc sp. PCC 7120 = FACHB-418 genome encodes these proteins:
- a CDS encoding Hsp70 family protein, translating to MAIAIDFGTSNTVIARWNPVTQQPETITLPGLSIQQSLNPPLIPSLVYVEDANQSKILVGQQVRDRGLDLKGDTRFFRSFKRGIGADIQGFLPELDGQIVTFEQVGQWFLTEVIQQLAPLEGGLDSLVLTVPVDSFEAYRYWLGQVCQALPVEQVRMLDEPTAAALGYGLADQEILLVVDFGGGTLDLSLVQLNKSAQTNTKPVGFLLKWGNKSLAEESKQKTKTARVLAKAGQNLGGTDIDNWLVDYFAKTQGLGISPLTTRLAERIKIQLSAQNQASEVYFDDENFESYELELNRDTLESILKEHGFFEQLDDAMANLLQQARRQGIELADINAVLLVGGTVQLPAVQTWVKQYFQPEKIRCEKPFEAIAQGALQLSQGVEIKDFLYHSYGVRYWDRRNQRHSWHSIIKAGQGYPMNQPVELVLGASLENQSSIELILGELGTETGGTEVYFDGDRLITRRLDTGVTSVKPLNDKEGARTIAQLTPPGFPGSDRIKILFQVDEQRFLRITVEDLLTNDTLLENQLVAQLS from the coding sequence ATGGCGATCGCGATTGACTTTGGTACAAGTAACACCGTAATTGCTCGTTGGAACCCCGTCACCCAACAACCAGAAACCATCACCTTACCAGGCTTATCCATCCAGCAAAGCCTCAATCCCCCACTAATTCCCAGCTTGGTTTACGTAGAAGATGCCAACCAAAGTAAAATCTTAGTAGGGCAACAAGTACGCGATCGCGGTCTTGACCTCAAAGGTGATACCCGATTCTTTCGCAGCTTCAAACGAGGAATTGGGGCAGATATCCAAGGCTTCTTACCAGAACTAGACGGGCAAATTGTCACCTTTGAACAAGTCGGACAATGGTTCCTCACCGAAGTTATTCAACAACTAGCACCCCTAGAAGGCGGTTTAGATTCCCTAGTATTAACAGTACCTGTAGATAGCTTTGAAGCTTATCGTTATTGGTTAGGTCAAGTCTGCCAAGCCCTACCTGTGGAACAAGTGCGGATGTTAGATGAACCCACAGCCGCCGCCTTGGGTTATGGTTTAGCAGACCAAGAAATTCTCTTAGTAGTTGATTTTGGTGGCGGGACATTAGATTTATCCCTCGTCCAGTTAAATAAAAGCGCCCAAACAAATACAAAACCTGTAGGATTCTTACTCAAATGGGGTAATAAATCCCTAGCAGAAGAATCTAAACAAAAAACCAAAACTGCCCGTGTATTGGCGAAAGCCGGGCAGAATTTAGGCGGTACAGATATTGATAATTGGTTAGTAGATTACTTTGCCAAAACTCAAGGGCTAGGGATAAGCCCTTTAACAACGCGACTAGCAGAAAGGATAAAAATTCAACTATCAGCCCAAAACCAAGCCAGTGAAGTTTATTTTGATGATGAAAACTTTGAAAGTTACGAATTGGAATTAAATCGGGATACTTTAGAAAGCATCCTCAAAGAACATGGGTTTTTTGAGCAGTTAGATGATGCAATGGCTAATTTATTACAACAAGCACGCCGCCAAGGAATCGAACTAGCAGATATTAATGCAGTGTTATTAGTTGGTGGTACAGTACAACTACCCGCAGTGCAGACATGGGTAAAGCAATATTTTCAGCCAGAGAAAATCCGTTGTGAAAAACCATTTGAGGCGATCGCTCAAGGTGCATTGCAACTATCTCAAGGTGTAGAAATCAAAGACTTTCTCTACCACAGTTATGGTGTGCGCTATTGGGATCGTCGCAATCAACGCCACAGTTGGCATTCAATTATTAAGGCTGGGCAAGGCTACCCCATGAATCAGCCAGTAGAATTGGTTTTAGGCGCTTCTTTGGAGAATCAATCAAGTATTGAATTAATCTTGGGTGAACTAGGTACAGAGACGGGGGGAACAGAAGTATATTTTGATGGCGATCGCTTAATTACCCGCCGCCTAGATACCGGTGTCACCAGCGTTAAACCCCTCAACGATAAAGAAGGCGCAAGAACTATAGCCCAACTCACACCACCAGGATTTCCGGGGAGCGATCGTATTAAAATCTTGTTTCAAGTTGATGAACAGCGCTTTTTACGCATCACCGTTGAAGATTTATTGACTAATGATACTTTGCTAGAAAATCAACTGGTGGCACAGTTGAGTTAA
- a CDS encoding endonuclease domain-containing protein produces the protein MNNPTPKIDQTNNIVIGQKINPDKMHRAKEFRRQMTPAEKILWQHLRGNRLNGLHFRRQQIIDGFIADFYCHAARLVIEVDGKIHELQAEYDAERDRVLLARGLRLLRVKNEEVVQEIDQVLMLISEVCCEET, from the coding sequence ATGAATAATCCAACACCAAAAATAGACCAAACTAACAATATAGTTATCGGACAAAAAATCAACCCAGATAAAATGCACCGTGCAAAAGAATTTCGTCGCCAAATGACACCAGCAGAAAAAATTCTTTGGCAACATCTTCGCGGTAATCGTCTCAATGGTTTACACTTTCGTCGTCAGCAAATTATTGATGGTTTTATTGCAGATTTTTACTGTCACGCCGCTAGATTAGTGATAGAGGTGGATGGAAAAATTCATGAATTACAAGCTGAATATGACGCAGAACGGGACAGGGTTTTGTTAGCTAGAGGGCTGCGTTTGTTAAGAGTTAAAAATGAGGAAGTTGTACAGGAAATTGATCAGGTTTTGATGCTCATTTCTGAGGTTTGTTGTGAAGAGACCTAA
- a CDS encoding GmrSD restriction endonuclease domain-containing protein, with product MSITPRGMSVTEAYRLYRSGSLLVNRKYQRKLVWTVLEKEKLIGSILKGYPIPLILLAERPQIHGSGKYEIIDGMQRLNAIFSYIENSFSFDIQYFDIDEFSYAKQLANDGIIEIISNNKDNEKQQLKLLSGKECADILDYQLAVTVYTAMAEEDITEVFGRINSSGKHLSSQEKRQAGVTTAFAELVRTISMELRGDVSDKVLRLTDMPEISIDSQKNNQGYKIKAEDTIWCKQGALTAKLLRESEDEQMIADILASILLNEPLPVSTERLDSLYDLSSKYSQVLDSALATYGFKKLTQDIITTFAVMRESIEAYSSEAKALLRVVNPNSNNPIRTAFYTIFMAFFDLVIRKGLSPVDPEGIMNGLRGLQKKLDLSSHYTTTDDRKSNIKQTIGLIQDCFAKKEPSALGHGVELVLDLENSLRRSRIETSRYECKQGLLDLSAKRNLNKALLERIVETICGIANLGSETDGYIHIGITDCEKDAHRIEELDNIKSIEINGRYVVGIDREARLQNQTVEQYVRVLTNVIHNSSLTDPLKTQILTKFDTISYKGFSVIRITIPVQTDVSFLGEKVFSRKDSSTVEVHGRELLAISKLFQK from the coding sequence ATGAGCATTACACCTCGTGGAATGAGTGTTACAGAAGCTTATCGTCTCTATCGTTCAGGCAGTTTATTGGTGAATAGGAAGTATCAAAGAAAGCTTGTTTGGACAGTTTTGGAAAAAGAAAAATTAATTGGAAGTATTTTAAAAGGATATCCTATCCCGTTGATTCTACTAGCAGAACGCCCTCAGATACACGGTAGTGGCAAATATGAAATTATTGATGGAATGCAACGTCTTAATGCAATTTTTAGTTATATTGAAAATTCATTTAGTTTTGATATCCAATATTTCGATATAGATGAGTTTTCTTATGCTAAACAATTAGCTAATGATGGCATTATTGAAATTATAAGTAACAATAAAGATAACGAAAAACAACAACTAAAGTTGCTGTCTGGTAAAGAATGTGCTGATATTTTAGATTATCAACTTGCAGTAACAGTATATACTGCGATGGCAGAAGAAGATATCACAGAAGTATTTGGGCGTATTAATTCTAGTGGTAAACATTTAAGTAGCCAAGAAAAAAGACAAGCTGGTGTAACTACTGCATTCGCAGAATTAGTAAGAACAATATCTATGGAGCTACGTGGAGACGTTTCAGATAAAGTACTACGTCTTACTGATATGCCAGAAATAAGTATTGATTCACAAAAAAATAATCAAGGTTATAAGATTAAGGCTGAAGATACAATATGGTGTAAACAAGGGGCTTTAACTGCAAAGTTACTACGTGAAAGTGAAGATGAACAAATGATAGCTGATATTTTAGCCTCTATTTTACTAAATGAACCTTTACCAGTTAGCACCGAACGTTTAGATAGTTTATATGATTTGAGCAGCAAATATTCTCAGGTTTTAGATAGCGCCTTAGCAACATATGGATTTAAAAAATTGACTCAGGATATAATCACAACATTTGCTGTGATGCGAGAAAGTATAGAAGCGTATAGTTCAGAAGCAAAAGCTTTATTACGTGTTGTCAATCCAAATAGTAATAATCCAATACGAACAGCATTTTACACTATTTTTATGGCTTTTTTCGACTTAGTGATTCGGAAAGGACTTTCTCCTGTTGATCCGGAAGGGATAATGAATGGTCTTCGAGGACTTCAGAAAAAATTGGATTTGAGTAGTCATTACACAACAACAGATGATCGTAAAAGTAACATTAAGCAAACCATAGGTCTTATTCAAGATTGTTTTGCCAAAAAAGAACCATCGGCTTTAGGACATGGTGTTGAACTTGTTCTTGATCTTGAAAACTCATTGCGTCGTTCTCGTATAGAAACTTCAAGATATGAATGTAAGCAAGGATTACTCGATTTATCAGCGAAGAGAAACTTAAATAAAGCTTTACTAGAAAGAATTGTTGAAACTATTTGTGGTATTGCAAACTTAGGCTCAGAGACCGATGGATATATTCATATTGGTATTACAGATTGTGAAAAAGATGCTCATAGAATAGAGGAATTAGACAACATAAAATCGATAGAAATTAATGGAAGATATGTTGTAGGAATTGATAGAGAAGCAAGGCTACAAAATCAGACTGTAGAACAATATGTTAGAGTATTGACTAATGTAATTCACAATTCTTCACTAACTGATCCCTTGAAAACACAAATATTAACCAAGTTTGATACAATATCATATAAAGGTTTTTCTGTGATTAGAATTACCATTCCAGTTCAAACTGATGTTTCATTTCTTGGGGAAAAAGTTTTTTCTAGAAAAGATTCCTCTACAGTAGAAGTACATGGGCGTGAGTTACTAGCTATTTCTAAGCTTTTTCAAAAATGA
- the acnB gene encoding bifunctional aconitate hydratase 2/2-methylisocitrate dehydratase: MLEKYHQHVAERAALGIPPLPLDAQQTSELCELLKNPPKGEDDTLLHLLRDRVSPGVDPAAYVKAGFLTAVAKKEVKSPVISPIEAVQLLGTMVGGYNVQSLIELLQFATTSTSDSSETPLVMGGEGKEPIAAYAAAALSKTLLVYDAFHDILELAKTNPYAKRVVDSWAAAEWFTSRPQLPEYINVTVFKVPGETNTDDLSPATHATTRPDIPLHALAMLESRQPGSLETIAQLKKKGHPVAYVGDVVGTGSSRKSAINSVLWHTGEDIPYIPNKRAGGYILGSAIAPIFFNTAEDAGALPIQCDVTKLETGMVITIYPYKGEITNEDGEVISTFSLKPDTILDEVRAGGRIPLLIGRTLTDKTRLALGLEPSTLFIRPQPPADTGKGYTLAQKMVGKACGLPGVRPGTSCEPIMTTVGSQDTTGPMTRDELKELACLGFSADFVLQTFCHTAAYPKPVDIKTHHELPDFFSSRAGVALRPGDGIIHSWLNRMLLPDTVGTGGDSHTRFPLGISFPAGSGLVAFAGALGVMPLDMPESVLVRFKGELQPGITLRDIVNAIPYVAIQQGLLTAEKENKKNIFSGRIMEIEGLPDLKVEQAFELTDATAERSCAGSTIKLSVETVAEYLRSNVALLKNMIARGYQDSRTLLRRIAKMEEWLANPVLLEGDADAEYAAIIEIDLNDIKEPIVAAPNDPDNVKLLSEVANDPVQEVFLGSCMTNIGHYRATAKVLEGAGEVKTRLWIAPPTRMDEHQLKEEGVYSIFGAAGARTEMPGCSLCMGNQARVADGTTVFSTSTRNFNNRMGKGARVYLGSAELAAVCALLGRIPTVQEYLDIVASKIHPFADNLYRYLNFDQIAGFEDEGRVISQEEQALLI, encoded by the coding sequence ATGTTAGAAAAATATCATCAACACGTTGCCGAAAGAGCAGCACTAGGGATTCCCCCCTTACCGTTGGATGCACAACAAACATCAGAATTATGCGAATTACTGAAGAATCCACCAAAGGGTGAAGACGATACATTATTACATTTATTGCGCGATCGCGTTTCCCCTGGTGTTGATCCGGCAGCTTACGTCAAAGCCGGATTTCTCACCGCCGTTGCTAAAAAGGAAGTTAAAAGCCCTGTCATTTCCCCAATAGAAGCAGTGCAGTTGCTAGGGACGATGGTAGGCGGCTACAATGTCCAATCCTTAATTGAGTTGCTGCAATTTGCTACCACATCCACATCAGATTCTTCCGAAACACCTTTGGTAATGGGTGGAGAAGGCAAAGAACCCATAGCCGCCTACGCCGCCGCCGCCCTCAGCAAAACCTTGTTGGTGTATGATGCTTTTCACGATATTTTGGAATTAGCTAAAACCAACCCCTATGCTAAACGAGTAGTTGATTCTTGGGCCGCAGCCGAGTGGTTTACATCTCGCCCCCAATTACCAGAATATATCAACGTCACTGTCTTCAAAGTACCTGGGGAAACCAACACCGACGACTTATCCCCAGCTACCCACGCCACCACCCGCCCGGATATTCCCTTACACGCTTTAGCAATGCTAGAGTCAAGGCAACCAGGAAGCTTGGAAACCATTGCCCAGTTAAAGAAAAAAGGACATCCCGTTGCTTACGTCGGCGATGTAGTCGGTACTGGTTCCTCCCGCAAATCGGCGATTAACTCAGTTTTATGGCACACAGGAGAAGATATCCCCTATATTCCTAACAAACGCGCTGGGGGGTATATTTTAGGTAGTGCGATCGCTCCCATCTTTTTCAACACAGCTGAAGATGCGGGTGCTTTGCCTATCCAGTGCGATGTCACCAAGTTAGAAACCGGCATGGTGATTACCATCTATCCCTACAAAGGCGAAATCACCAACGAAGACGGCGAAGTTATTTCTACTTTCAGCCTCAAACCAGACACCATCCTCGATGAAGTCCGCGCCGGTGGACGCATCCCCCTACTAATCGGCCGCACCCTCACCGATAAAACCCGCCTTGCACTAGGGTTAGAACCCAGTACCTTATTTATCCGTCCCCAGCCACCAGCAGACACAGGTAAAGGCTACACCCTAGCCCAGAAAATGGTAGGTAAAGCCTGCGGTTTACCCGGTGTCCGTCCCGGTACATCTTGCGAACCCATCATGACTACCGTTGGTTCTCAGGATACCACCGGCCCCATGACCCGCGACGAACTCAAAGAACTCGCTTGTTTAGGTTTCAGTGCTGATTTTGTCCTGCAAACCTTCTGTCATACAGCCGCCTATCCCAAACCAGTTGACATCAAAACCCACCACGAACTACCAGATTTCTTCTCCTCCCGCGCTGGTGTCGCCTTGCGTCCCGGTGATGGTATCATCCACTCTTGGCTCAACCGGATGCTATTACCCGACACCGTAGGTACAGGTGGCGACTCTCATACTCGCTTCCCCTTGGGTATTTCCTTTCCCGCCGGTTCCGGTTTAGTCGCCTTTGCTGGCGCTTTGGGTGTCATGCCATTAGATATGCCAGAATCAGTTTTGGTACGATTCAAAGGCGAATTACAACCAGGAATCACCCTACGAGATATTGTCAACGCCATTCCCTATGTCGCCATTCAACAAGGTTTGCTAACAGCAGAGAAGGAGAACAAGAAAAACATCTTCTCTGGACGCATCATGGAAATTGAAGGCTTACCAGATTTAAAAGTCGAACAAGCCTTTGAACTTACCGATGCTACCGCCGAACGTTCCTGTGCTGGTTCCACCATTAAATTGAGTGTCGAGACAGTCGCCGAATATCTGCGTTCCAATGTAGCCTTACTGAAGAACATGATTGCACGGGGTTATCAAGACTCCCGCACCCTCCTGCGCCGTATCGCCAAAATGGAAGAATGGTTAGCTAACCCCGTGTTATTAGAAGGCGATGCAGATGCGGAGTATGCAGCCATAATTGAAATTGATTTAAACGACATCAAAGAACCAATTGTCGCTGCTCCCAACGATCCCGATAATGTTAAGTTATTATCGGAAGTTGCTAATGACCCAGTACAAGAAGTATTCCTTGGTTCTTGTATGACAAACATCGGTCATTATCGCGCCACAGCCAAAGTTTTGGAAGGTGCAGGAGAAGTCAAAACTCGCCTGTGGATAGCACCACCAACCCGCATGGATGAACACCAATTAAAAGAGGAAGGTGTATACAGCATTTTTGGTGCGGCTGGTGCAAGAACTGAAATGCCTGGTTGCAGTTTGTGTATGGGAAATCAGGCGCGAGTTGCTGACGGAACCACAGTATTTTCCACCTCCACCCGCAACTTTAATAATCGCATGGGTAAAGGTGCGCGAGTGTATTTAGGTTCTGCTGAATTAGCCGCCGTTTGCGCGTTGTTAGGACGCATTCCCACAGTACAGGAATACCTTGATATTGTGGCAAGTAAGATTCATCCTTTTGCTGATAATTTATATCGGTATTTGAACTTTGATCAAATTGCCGGTTTTGAGGATGAAGGGCGGGTGATTTCTCAGGAGGAGCAAGCTTTGTTAATATAG
- the trpS gene encoding tryptophan--tRNA ligase — protein MGKQRVLSGVQPTGNLHLGNYLGAIRNWVEIQDQYDNFFCVVDLHAITVPHNPATLAADTYAIAALYLACGIDLKYSNIFVQSHVSAHSELAWFLNCITPLNWLQDMIQFKEKAVKQGENVGAGLLIYPVLMAADILLYQADKVPVGEDQKQHLELTRDIVNRFNHQFAKDKPVMKLPEPLIRKEGARVMSLTDGTRKMSKSDPSELSRINLLDPPDQIANKIKRCKTDPVKGLTFDDPERPECNNLLTLYMLLSGKKKEEVAAECQDMGWGQFKPLFTETAINALKPIQEKYQEITADKGYLESVLRDGREKAETVANQTLADVKAALGYSAPV, from the coding sequence ATGGGTAAGCAGCGCGTTCTGTCTGGAGTTCAACCAACTGGTAATCTACATTTGGGTAACTATTTAGGGGCGATTCGCAACTGGGTAGAAATTCAAGACCAGTACGATAATTTCTTTTGTGTAGTGGATTTACACGCAATTACTGTACCGCATAATCCAGCTACATTGGCGGCAGACACTTATGCGATCGCTGCACTTTATTTAGCCTGTGGTATTGATTTAAAATACTCGAATATCTTTGTCCAATCCCACGTCTCAGCCCACAGTGAACTTGCTTGGTTCCTCAACTGCATCACCCCCCTGAATTGGCTGCAAGACATGATTCAGTTTAAGGAAAAAGCCGTTAAGCAAGGGGAAAACGTCGGTGCAGGTTTGTTAATTTATCCCGTACTGATGGCGGCTGATATCTTGCTTTACCAAGCCGATAAAGTGCCGGTAGGTGAAGACCAAAAGCAACACTTGGAACTAACACGGGATATTGTCAACAGATTTAATCACCAATTCGCCAAAGATAAACCTGTGATGAAATTGCCAGAACCTTTAATCCGCAAGGAAGGCGCAAGGGTGATGAGTTTGACAGATGGGACACGCAAAATGTCGAAATCCGACCCCTCAGAGTTAAGCCGCATTAACCTTTTAGACCCACCAGACCAGATTGCTAATAAAATTAAACGTTGTAAAACAGATCCCGTAAAAGGTTTAACCTTTGACGACCCAGAACGCCCAGAATGCAATAACTTGTTAACGTTATATATGTTGCTGTCTGGTAAAAAGAAAGAAGAAGTAGCCGCAGAATGTCAAGATATGGGCTGGGGACAATTCAAGCCCTTGTTCACCGAAACAGCAATCAACGCCCTCAAACCCATCCAAGAAAAATATCAAGAAATCACCGCCGACAAAGGCTATTTAGAGTCTGTATTGCGTGACGGACGAGAAAAAGCCGAAACCGTCGCCAACCAAACCCTAGCAGATGTAAAAGCAGCATTAGGCTATTCTGCACCTGTTTAA
- the pip gene encoding prolyl aminopeptidase, giving the protein MRELYPPIEPYKEGKLQVSQLHTIHFEESGNPQGKPIVLLHGGPGGGCPPVYRQYFHPEKWRLVMFDQRGCGKSQPHAELRENTTWDLVNDIEKLREHLGIEKWVVFGGSWGSTLSLAYSQTHPERCLGLILRGIFLLRQKELRWFYQEGASYIFPDAWEEYLQPIPVNERDDLLTAYYQRLTSPDSQVRREAARAWSIWEASTSRLFPDTQLKQTFGADNFADAFARIECHYFMNKGFFNSEDQLLLNVHRIRQIPSVIVQGRYDVVCPMTSAWELHRAWPEAEFIVVPDAGHSMSEVGIRSALIEATDRFADGG; this is encoded by the coding sequence ATGCGCGAACTTTACCCACCCATCGAACCTTATAAAGAAGGTAAGTTACAAGTTTCCCAATTACACACCATTCATTTTGAAGAATCAGGAAACCCCCAAGGTAAACCCATAGTTTTACTGCATGGTGGCCCTGGTGGTGGTTGTCCGCCAGTTTATCGGCAATATTTTCATCCTGAAAAATGGCGGTTGGTAATGTTTGACCAACGTGGCTGCGGTAAAAGTCAACCCCATGCAGAATTAAGAGAAAATACAACTTGGGATTTGGTTAATGATATTGAGAAACTACGAGAGCATTTAGGAATAGAAAAGTGGGTGGTTTTTGGTGGGAGTTGGGGCAGTACTTTATCATTAGCTTATAGTCAAACTCACCCTGAGCGTTGTTTAGGCTTAATTTTACGCGGGATATTTTTACTCAGACAAAAAGAGTTGCGTTGGTTTTATCAAGAAGGTGCTAGTTATATTTTTCCTGATGCTTGGGAGGAATATTTGCAACCGATTCCTGTAAATGAAAGAGACGATTTACTCACAGCTTATTACCAACGTTTAACTAGTCCAGATTCACAAGTTAGACGAGAAGCGGCTCGTGCTTGGTCAATTTGGGAAGCTAGTACTAGTAGATTATTTCCTGATACCCAGCTAAAGCAAACTTTTGGAGCAGATAATTTTGCTGATGCTTTTGCGCGAATTGAATGTCATTACTTTATGAATAAAGGATTTTTCAATTCTGAGGATCAATTACTATTAAATGTTCATCGTATCCGCCAGATTCCATCGGTGATTGTCCAGGGACGTTATGATGTGGTTTGTCCAATGACATCAGCTTGGGAATTACACCGGGCTTGGCCGGAAGCAGAGTTTATTGTAGTTCCTGATGCTGGTCATTCGATGAGTGAAGTGGGGATTCGTAGTGCTTTGATTGAGGCGACGGATAGGTTTGCTGATGGAGGCTAG
- a CDS encoding DUF429 domain-containing protein: protein MKFIGIDLGWKSQPSGLCCLQLIEGKLEIVDLDRQDAIAHIFTWIDTWVQPNEPAIIGVDAPTLIPNLTGSRLPDKLTHKYFGKYHAGCYPANQGLAFAERTINFGLELESRGFAHAPTIEAQKLGRYQIEVFPHPAIVQLFSLDRILKYKKGRISERRLELIKLYQYIVDILPTMEPTLCVKKLSLGEIPYTGAELKAAEDKLDSLICAYVAAYWWYWGEQRNLVLGDRTTGYIVIPKSVLSLEL, encoded by the coding sequence ATGAAATTTATTGGGATTGATTTAGGTTGGAAGTCTCAACCGAGTGGTTTATGTTGTCTGCAATTAATTGAGGGTAAATTAGAGATAGTTGATTTAGATCGTCAAGATGCGATCGCTCATATTTTCACCTGGATAGATACCTGGGTGCAACCAAATGAACCAGCAATCATCGGCGTAGATGCACCCACCCTTATACCTAACTTGACGGGAAGTCGTCTCCCTGACAAACTCACCCATAAATATTTTGGTAAATATCACGCTGGTTGTTACCCAGCCAACCAAGGTCTAGCTTTTGCAGAACGAACTATAAATTTTGGTTTAGAATTGGAGTCTCGTGGTTTTGCCCATGCGCCGACAATAGAAGCGCAAAAATTAGGCAGATATCAAATAGAAGTCTTTCCTCATCCCGCAATAGTTCAGCTATTCAGTTTAGATCGTATTCTTAAATATAAAAAAGGGCGCATCAGTGAGCGCCGCTTAGAATTAATCAAACTTTATCAATATATTGTGGATATCCTACCCACAATGGAACCTACTTTGTGTGTAAAAAAGTTATCCCTTGGTGAAATTCCCTACACAGGTGCAGAACTGAAAGCCGCCGAAGACAAACTAGATAGCTTAATTTGTGCTTACGTAGCTGCTTATTGGTGGTATTGGGGAGAACAACGTAACCTAGTATTAGGCGATCGCACTACTGGTTACATTGTCATCCCTAAGTCAGTGCTGAGTCTTGAATTGTGA